A region of Candidatus Roizmanbacteria bacterium DNA encodes the following proteins:
- a CDS encoding DUF4112 domain-containing protein: MEKHLWTAKVMTDILERRFKLFGFEFGIDPIVGLVAGAGDIITVILGLYFVWIGLRINIPINKLFEMLWNLGLDFALGSIPLIGDIFDFTFRAHAKNYTILKDHYEKNGLYKT; this comes from the coding sequence ATGGAAAAACACCTTTGGACCGCAAAAGTCATGACGGATATTCTTGAACGCCGTTTTAAACTATTCGGATTTGAATTCGGAATTGATCCCATAGTCGGTCTTGTTGCGGGTGCCGGGGATATTATTACCGTCATTCTCGGCCTATATTTTGTCTGGATTGGCCTGCGGATAAATATTCCCATCAACAAACTCTTTGAAATGCTTTGGAACTTGGGACTTGATTTTGCTCTCGGAAGTATTCCTCTTATCGGAGATATCTTTGATTTTACATTCAGAGCGCATGCGAAAAACTACACAATACTAAAAGATCATTATGAAAAAAACGGACTTTACAAAACGTAA
- a CDS encoding sulfite exporter TauE/SafE family protein: MNESCAVPSEERTSRTQRIITAILISIIVMAGYLMLTEVNVIPPIDNVKLTLPVVFVLGLVASISSCMATSGTVFLSTIGRLNTNKIWPALAFNIGRVGAYALFGFLLGWVGQKVSVNYQNAVLLNMTVSAVMVFIALDMLGIVSLSSILPNKRFTKVFWKIEQLFAKQPKKTALLLGALTYYLPCGFSQTVQVFALGTADPWYSMMLMGVFALGTVPALMALSFTSFFTKTSWYPWFMKTVAVTIILASVGYIINTVRLYTDIGNFGGESYTKKEGSVSFENGFQVVKMDVLSDGYHPNTFRLQRNIPVKWIVNGINVYGCQGFLNVPKLGIAQALEPGDNIFEFVPKETGTISFSCSTNARQGVLYVL; the protein is encoded by the coding sequence ATGAATGAATCCTGTGCAGTCCCGTCTGAGGAACGCACTTCCCGTACTCAGCGTATCATTACAGCAATCCTTATATCTATCATTGTGATGGCGGGATATCTGATGCTCACTGAGGTGAACGTCATTCCTCCAATTGATAATGTTAAACTTACATTACCAGTTGTTTTCGTCTTGGGGCTTGTTGCTTCAATATCTTCTTGTATGGCAACATCAGGGACTGTATTTTTGTCGACGATCGGAAGATTAAATACGAATAAAATTTGGCCGGCACTGGCGTTTAATATCGGGAGAGTGGGTGCATATGCATTGTTTGGTTTCCTGTTGGGATGGGTCGGGCAAAAAGTAAGCGTGAATTACCAGAATGCGGTTTTACTAAATATGACAGTCAGTGCCGTTATGGTTTTTATTGCTCTTGATATGTTGGGGATTGTATCACTTTCATCAATACTTCCGAATAAACGGTTTACCAAAGTTTTTTGGAAAATTGAACAGCTATTTGCTAAGCAGCCAAAAAAAACGGCTCTTCTTTTGGGAGCACTCACCTATTATTTGCCCTGCGGATTTTCCCAGACCGTTCAGGTCTTTGCGTTGGGCACAGCCGACCCATGGTATAGCATGATGCTGATGGGAGTCTTTGCTTTGGGAACCGTCCCTGCCTTAATGGCACTTAGTTTTACGTCATTCTTTACCAAAACATCCTGGTATCCCTGGTTTATGAAAACGGTGGCGGTTACGATCATTCTTGCCAGTGTGGGGTATATTATCAACACAGTCAGATTGTATACAGATATCGGTAATTTCGGGGGAGAAAGCTATACGAAAAAAGAAGGTAGTGTAAGCTTTGAAAACGGATTTCAGGTAGTGAAAATGGATGTCTTATCAGACGGTTATCATCCGAACACGTTTCGGCTTCAGAGAAACATTCCCGTCAAGTGGATCGTAAACGGGATTAATGTATACGGATGTCAGGGCTTCCTCAATGTTCCGAAACTCGGGATAGCTCAGGCGCTCGAACCAGGTGACAATATTTTTGAGTTTGTGCCGAAAGAGACAGGAACGATCAGTTTTTCATGCAGCACCAATGCAAGGCAGGGGGTTCTTTACGTTTTGTAA
- a CDS encoding AraC family ligand binding domain-containing protein, producing MHSPLFYKNLSDEEIEHHIKKEGFVPLRISNAPGYVYSPHEHPETKLIAVLQGELQVVVQNQKYLCKKYDKIVIPGNITHSAVVGKEGCTFFWAEKK from the coding sequence ATGCATTCTCCTCTTTTCTATAAGAATCTTTCCGACGAAGAAATCGAACATCACATAAAGAAGGAGGGTTTCGTACCGCTTCGTATAAGTAATGCTCCCGGGTATGTGTACTCTCCTCATGAACATCCCGAAACAAAGCTTATTGCAGTACTTCAGGGAGAGTTGCAGGTTGTAGTTCAGAACCAGAAATATCTATGTAAAAAATACGATAAAATAGTAATTCCCGGCAATATTACACATTCTGCCGTTGTCGGAAAAGAAGGTTGCACCTTCTTTTGGGCAGAGAAAAAATAG
- a CDS encoding flavodoxin-like domain-containing protein: MNILTIYETYSSSTETVSGIIAKQLTEKGHTVNITRMKDNMGFMNEKHDLVIFATPSWFDRGQEGQPHMAFLQYMDEHTNDDFSALSCAFVGLGDSSYAHFCLAIDTLEDFFTKRGAKNIGETLKLDNFYFNPQEETKKLTVWIDSLPLS, encoded by the coding sequence ATGAATATTCTCACTATTTATGAAACTTACTCAAGTTCGACGGAAACCGTTTCCGGTATTATTGCCAAACAGCTGACTGAGAAAGGTCATACCGTCAACATAACGAGAATGAAAGATAATATGGGGTTTATGAATGAGAAACATGATCTGGTAATCTTCGCCACACCGAGCTGGTTTGACCGAGGACAGGAAGGTCAGCCTCATATGGCATTTTTACAATATATGGACGAGCACACAAACGATGATTTTTCTGCCCTTTCATGCGCTTTTGTGGGATTGGGAGACTCAAGTTATGCCCATTTCTGCCTTGCCATTGATACCCTTGAGGACTTTTTTACAAAACGCGGAGCAAAAAATATCGGAGAAACACTGAAGCTGGATAATTTTTACTTTAATCCTCAAGAAGAAACAAAAAAACTTACGGTGTGGATTGATTCCCTTCCCCTCTCTTAA
- a CDS encoding S1 RNA-binding domain-containing protein — MAKNQPKKQTTTGKEAHPMEALLQNQAVSNIQKGKEMDARILTLSKKNVLFDVGAKAHAVLGEKELKEITTYLPYLKEGDKVHVRIISEESREGFPVVSMRTFFEKGKWDILQQKKKNEEDIDVICGEYGKGGVFVDFMGIRGVIPKIQLTTDFLEDPSKLEGQRIKVKVLEVDEEKNRLVVSQKAAVLNISQKDLKERFDKIKLNEEYEATVLGVSEFGIFCEVNGVEGLVHISEISWEKVTNASVYVKQGEKIKVLVVEKNEDDLKLNLSIKRLENDPWKEIEEKYPKEKEHAGEIVRKERYGYFVRLEPGVEGLIHVSKLSGQEEFKMGDKVKVFIERINKKDRRMSLILPQSEKPVFYR; from the coding sequence ATGGCAAAAAATCAACCAAAAAAACAAACAACAACAGGAAAGGAGGCCCATCCCATGGAAGCGCTGCTTCAGAATCAGGCAGTGTCAAACATACAAAAAGGAAAAGAAATGGATGCCCGCATTCTTACTCTTTCCAAGAAAAATGTGTTGTTTGATGTCGGTGCTAAAGCACACGCAGTCCTCGGTGAAAAAGAACTGAAGGAAATTACTACATACCTTCCATACTTGAAAGAAGGAGACAAAGTACATGTCCGTATCATCTCAGAAGAATCACGGGAGGGCTTTCCGGTTGTTTCCATGAGAACTTTCTTTGAAAAGGGTAAATGGGACATCCTGCAGCAGAAAAAGAAAAATGAAGAAGATATTGATGTCATCTGCGGTGAATATGGGAAAGGCGGCGTATTTGTCGATTTTATGGGTATCCGCGGAGTAATCCCGAAGATCCAACTCACAACAGACTTCCTGGAGGATCCGTCAAAACTTGAAGGACAGAGAATTAAAGTAAAAGTGCTTGAAGTTGATGAAGAAAAAAACCGACTTGTCGTTTCTCAGAAAGCGGCAGTACTGAATATTTCACAGAAAGACCTTAAAGAAAGATTTGATAAAATCAAACTTAACGAAGAGTATGAAGCAACCGTACTTGGTGTTTCGGAATTCGGCATTTTCTGTGAAGTAAACGGTGTCGAAGGACTGGTTCACATCTCAGAAATTTCCTGGGAAAAGGTAACCAATGCATCCGTGTACGTCAAACAGGGTGAAAAGATCAAGGTTCTTGTCGTTGAAAAGAACGAAGACGATCTGAAACTCAATCTTTCCATAAAAAGACTCGAAAATGATCCGTGGAAAGAAATAGAGGAAAAATATCCGAAAGAGAAAGAGCATGCCGGAGAGATCGTCAGAAAAGAACGATATGGATATTTTGTCAGATTGGAACCCGGTGTTGAAGGACTTATTCATGTAAGTAAGCTTTCAGGTCAAGAGGAATTCAAGATGGGAGACAAAGTCAAAGTCTTTATTGAAAGAATCAATAAAAAAGACAGAAGAATGAGTCTTATCTTGCCTCAAAGTGAAAAGCCGGTCTTCTACCGCTAA
- a CDS encoding HU family DNA-binding protein → MTKADLIAQVAKRAGLTSKAAKDAVNAVFDTVAEAMERGEKVVVTGFGTFLVRGRAARKGRNPQTGAEIKIPATKTPGFTAGKSLKRRVK, encoded by the coding sequence ATGACAAAAGCTGACCTTATTGCTCAAGTAGCAAAAAGAGCCGGACTCACCTCCAAAGCAGCAAAAGATGCAGTCAATGCAGTCTTTGACACAGTCGCTGAAGCAATGGAGCGAGGTGAAAAAGTAGTGGTTACTGGTTTCGGAACATTCCTCGTAAGAGGACGAGCAGCCAGAAAAGGACGCAATCCTCAAACTGGTGCAGAAATCAAAATCCCTGCAACAAAAACACCGGGCTTTACCGCTGGTAAAAGTCTTAAAAGAAGAGTTAAATAA
- the rny gene encoding ribonuclease Y, translating into MFKSLINSIFKQERQEEIIKAKQQAKEVILHATEEALKIKQDAEKEARKIMSDSLEIEKRLSRKEQTIAEREKAAQSKEQSLRDKEQLAEKRRKEYEESKDKIIIKLEKIAQMTKDEARKLLLTAWEDKLKGEIAKKIRESEEEIQKTASEKAKEILVDSMRYGATDYVSEYTLAVIQLPSDDYKGRIIGKDGRNIRAFELATGVDVDLEEEGVIRISSFDAVRREIARVSMEKLIKDGRIQPQRIEEIVKKVRKEVDETIYKAGEDLVHRVGVFNLPHELVKLLGHFKFRYSYGQNMILHTLEETRIGIAIAQELKADVNTVKIGCLLHDIGKVVTDKEGSHVDLGVELLKKHGFAKKVVDCVAAHHEDIPFPSIEAIIVYIADAVSGGRPGARHEDFQEYLKRIKTIEETATKQKGVREAYALQAGRELRVIVRPDEISDDDATILASKLKEELEKKFDVFPGQIKITVLREYRAEATAKYN; encoded by the coding sequence ATGTTTAAGTCACTCATAAATTCCATCTTCAAACAAGAAAGACAGGAAGAGATAATAAAAGCAAAGCAGCAGGCAAAGGAAGTCATTTTGCATGCTACTGAGGAAGCGTTAAAAATCAAGCAGGATGCTGAAAAAGAAGCCCGCAAAATCATGAGCGATAGTCTTGAAATTGAAAAAAGACTGTCCCGTAAAGAGCAAACGATTGCGGAACGTGAAAAAGCCGCTCAAAGTAAAGAGCAAAGTCTTCGTGATAAAGAACAGCTTGCCGAAAAAAGAAGAAAAGAATATGAAGAATCCAAAGATAAAATCATTATAAAGCTTGAAAAAATTGCTCAGATGACGAAAGATGAAGCACGAAAGCTGCTTCTTACAGCTTGGGAAGACAAGCTGAAAGGAGAAATCGCTAAAAAAATTCGTGAGTCAGAAGAAGAAATCCAGAAAACAGCATCCGAAAAAGCAAAGGAAATTCTTGTTGATTCCATGCGCTACGGAGCAACTGATTATGTTTCTGAATACACATTAGCAGTCATTCAACTCCCAAGCGACGACTACAAAGGAAGAATAATCGGCAAAGACGGTCGAAATATTCGGGCTTTTGAGCTTGCAACGGGTGTTGATGTTGATCTGGAAGAAGAAGGTGTTATTCGCATATCTTCATTTGATGCAGTCCGCCGTGAGATTGCCCGAGTCTCAATGGAGAAGCTTATCAAAGACGGACGTATTCAGCCGCAGCGAATTGAAGAAATTGTTAAGAAAGTACGAAAAGAAGTTGATGAAACAATCTATAAAGCAGGTGAAGATTTAGTTCATCGCGTAGGTGTGTTCAATTTACCGCATGAGCTGGTGAAACTTCTCGGACACTTTAAGTTCAGGTACTCATACGGTCAGAATATGATCCTTCATACCCTTGAAGAAACCCGTATCGGTATAGCAATAGCACAGGAACTCAAAGCAGATGTGAATACCGTAAAAATCGGTTGTCTCCTGCATGATATCGGGAAAGTTGTGACGGATAAAGAAGGTTCTCATGTCGATCTCGGTGTGGAGCTATTGAAAAAACACGGTTTTGCAAAGAAAGTAGTGGACTGTGTAGCTGCTCATCATGAAGACATTCCGTTTCCATCTATAGAAGCAATCATTGTGTATATTGCTGATGCAGTCTCAGGAGGACGGCCCGGTGCAAGGCATGAAGACTTTCAAGAATATCTGAAAAGAATCAAAACAATCGAGGAAACGGCAACAAAACAAAAAGGAGTGCGTGAAGCATATGCTTTGCAGGCCGGTCGTGAGCTTCGGGTTATCGTCAGACCTGATGAAATCTCAGATGATGATGCGACCATTTTGGCATCAAAACTAAAAGAGGAATTAGAGAAAAAATTCGATGTATTCCCCGGGCAGATAAAGATCACAGTGCTCCGGGAATACCGTGCTGAAGCGACGGCAAAGTACAATTGA
- a CDS encoding regulatory protein RecX has product MSKEHKDKLLNKAYFYLYLRQRSEKEMLDYLKKKADQYHATDDDIKEVMHELKLQKYLNDDLFIESYVRYRTTAKPKGMYALRLELLKKGLPEEKISAYFEKSEIHEDFLAKEALKKAWARYKNLDPLKRKKRAIDFLSRRGFSFDTAKEALDELEKNME; this is encoded by the coding sequence ATGTCAAAAGAACATAAAGATAAGCTTCTTAATAAAGCATATTTTTATCTTTATCTTCGCCAAAGAAGCGAAAAAGAAATGCTTGATTACCTGAAAAAAAAGGCCGATCAATATCACGCAACTGATGATGATATTAAAGAGGTCATGCATGAACTGAAACTTCAGAAGTATCTTAATGATGATTTATTTATTGAATCTTATGTCAGATATCGGACTACCGCAAAACCTAAAGGTATGTACGCTCTGAGGTTGGAACTTCTTAAAAAAGGCCTGCCGGAGGAAAAAATAAGTGCTTACTTTGAGAAAAGCGAAATACATGAAGATTTTTTAGCAAAAGAAGCACTCAAGAAAGCATGGGCACGGTATAAAAATCTTGATCCTCTCAAGCGAAAAAAGCGCGCAATTGATTTTCTTTCCCGCCGCGGATTCTCATTCGATACCGCAAAAGAAGCACTGGATGAACTCGAAAAAAATATGGAATAG
- the recA gene encoding recombinase RecA: protein MAVKKTTDTPERSAKNKAIDLAIEQIQKQFGKGSIMKMGEGPSTVVETISTRILPLDIALGVGGIPKGRIIEIYGPEASGKTTITLSIVSQVQQSGGTAAFVDAEHALDPAWAEVLGVNLDELLISQPDTGEQALEITETLVRSGAVDLIVVDSVAALVPRAEIEGEMGDAQMGLQARLMSQALRKLTAVVSKSKTTIIFTNQLRMKIGVMFGNPETTTGGMALKFYASVRMDVRKIQTLKKGDEVLGARVRVKVVKNKIAPPFKKAEFSILPDGVDNLGSLVDIAAEKNILDKSGAFYKYGGTVVGQGMEQTKETLKQDDKLRQELTKKVYEVLDVKKAKTEKIDIKAE from the coding sequence ATGGCAGTAAAAAAAACAACTGATACTCCTGAAAGAAGCGCAAAAAACAAAGCTATTGACCTTGCAATTGAACAAATTCAGAAACAATTCGGGAAGGGTTCGATTATGAAAATGGGAGAAGGACCCTCCACCGTTGTAGAAACCATATCAACACGAATTCTTCCACTTGATATTGCCCTCGGCGTAGGAGGAATTCCTAAAGGAAGAATTATTGAAATATACGGTCCCGAAGCTTCAGGTAAAACAACCATTACGCTCTCGATTGTCTCTCAAGTACAGCAATCAGGCGGGACAGCCGCATTTGTAGACGCTGAACATGCTCTTGATCCTGCCTGGGCAGAGGTTTTGGGAGTGAACCTTGATGAATTGTTGATATCTCAGCCGGATACCGGAGAGCAAGCCTTGGAAATAACGGAAACATTGGTCCGCTCGGGAGCAGTTGATCTTATTGTAGTTGACTCTGTTGCCGCACTTGTGCCGCGCGCTGAGATTGAAGGTGAAATGGGAGATGCTCAAATGGGACTTCAGGCAAGACTTATGTCCCAGGCGTTGAGAAAACTTACAGCAGTCGTATCAAAATCAAAAACTACCATTATCTTCACCAACCAGCTTCGTATGAAGATCGGAGTAATGTTCGGAAACCCGGAAACAACAACGGGAGGGATGGCTCTTAAATTTTACGCATCCGTGCGCATGGATGTCCGCAAAATCCAAACACTCAAAAAAGGCGACGAAGTACTCGGTGCCCGTGTGCGCGTGAAAGTCGTCAAAAATAAGATTGCACCTCCTTTTAAAAAAGCAGAATTTTCAATATTACCCGACGGAGTTGATAATCTCGGATCTCTGGTGGATATTGCTGCTGAGAAGAACATTTTGGATAAAAGCGGTGCCTTTTACAAATACGGAGGAACCGTTGTCGGCCAGGGAATGGAGCAGACGAAGGAAACTCTCAAGCAGGATGACAAACTGAGACAGGAGCTGACAAAGAAAGTCTATGAAGTTCTGGATGTCAAAAAAGCAAAAACAGAGAAGATTGATATAAAAGCGGAATAA
- a CDS encoding ComF family protein: MLLDLLFPKYCIGCAKLGRILCDTCRKEIKPSVLDVCPYCYRNSPGGKTHERCQKRNGLDGAISIVRYNAIAKKIVKNIKYRLAYDTFNQIVELFPDHWWRTEIFQRLPREEVLIQPIPLHSARLKLRGFNQAEIVARHLSKETGISITDCLKRIKNTLPQAKIATRKEREGNIKGAFAVTNEDLIRGKTIILVDDIFTSASTAKEATTALKKRGAAKVFLYAFAHGS; encoded by the coding sequence ATGTTACTCGACTTATTATTCCCAAAATACTGTATAGGCTGTGCAAAACTCGGTCGGATATTGTGTGATACTTGCCGAAAAGAAATCAAACCTTCCGTCCTGGATGTTTGTCCATACTGTTACCGTAACTCACCGGGAGGAAAGACACATGAAAGGTGTCAAAAACGAAACGGACTCGACGGCGCAATCTCGATTGTCAGGTACAATGCAATCGCAAAAAAAATCGTAAAAAACATAAAATATAGACTTGCATATGATACTTTTAATCAGATTGTTGAACTTTTCCCGGATCACTGGTGGAGAACGGAGATCTTTCAGAGACTTCCCCGGGAGGAAGTACTTATTCAACCTATTCCTCTCCATTCTGCGAGGCTGAAACTGAGGGGATTCAATCAGGCAGAAATTGTTGCCCGCCATCTTTCAAAAGAAACAGGGATTTCAATAACTGACTGTCTTAAGAGAATTAAAAACACACTTCCTCAGGCAAAAATCGCAACCAGAAAAGAACGGGAGGGAAATATCAAAGGAGCATTTGCTGTGACAAATGAAGATCTCATCCGCGGGAAAACAATTATTTTAGTGGATGATATTTTCACCTCTGCAAGTACGGCTAAAGAGGCGACAACCGCATTGAAAAAAAGGGGAGCCGCAAAGGTTTTTTTGTACGCATTTGCACACGGTTCCTAA
- the dnaA gene encoding chromosomal replication initiator protein DnaA: MLSSFWDSFLESISEKKEKNPIFFSILKDAQPVEIKGDILVLSCSSNGAKSYLDKKKEEIEDLVSFKAGKKTSVEIVIQEKKLDGTAPLLDFQPSKEDIYRKSGLNINYNFENFAVSPTNQIAFAAAQSVAKSPGVSYNPLFFYGGVGVGKTHLAQSIAKVILDQDSENNVYFCSSEKFMNELIESIRAKTTARFRKKYRSLNLIIVDDIQFLAGKQTVQEEFFHTFNSIVSAGGQVVLTSDRPPFEIRNLEDRLRSRFSGGLIVDIQQPDFELRTAILLIKAREKNIAIDMEAAKIIAETVLDTRSLEGTLLSLYARTLTSNLNRIDLSVVEDFFHAKTEHVKKRMSPQDVIKTVCSFYNIKQSHIKGATRKSTIALARQIVMYLLRTELDLNLEEVAYLVKRKDHTTVIHAINKVRERSMKDDSFRHEIEMITKSLQSST; encoded by the coding sequence ATGTTGTCGTCTTTTTGGGATTCTTTTTTGGAATCAATATCCGAAAAAAAAGAAAAAAATCCGATATTCTTCTCCATTCTGAAAGATGCACAGCCAGTTGAGATTAAAGGAGATATCTTGGTTTTATCCTGCAGTAGCAACGGAGCTAAGAGTTATCTTGATAAAAAGAAAGAGGAAATTGAAGATCTTGTTTCCTTCAAGGCCGGTAAAAAAACTTCCGTTGAAATCGTCATACAGGAAAAAAAACTTGACGGGACAGCCCCTCTTTTGGACTTTCAGCCCTCAAAAGAAGATATATATAGGAAGTCGGGTTTAAATATCAACTACAATTTTGAAAATTTTGCCGTTTCACCGACGAATCAAATTGCTTTTGCTGCCGCACAATCAGTTGCCAAGTCTCCGGGTGTATCCTACAATCCTTTGTTTTTTTACGGGGGGGTTGGGGTCGGTAAGACCCATCTGGCACAGTCTATTGCCAAAGTCATTCTTGACCAGGACTCGGAAAACAATGTGTATTTCTGTTCCAGTGAGAAATTCATGAATGAACTCATTGAATCAATCCGTGCCAAGACTACTGCCCGATTCCGAAAGAAATACCGTTCCCTCAATCTTATTATTGTTGATGATATTCAGTTTCTGGCCGGGAAACAAACCGTTCAGGAAGAGTTTTTTCACACGTTCAACAGTATTGTCTCTGCCGGCGGACAGGTGGTTTTGACATCTGACCGACCACCCTTTGAGATCAGGAATTTAGAAGACCGTCTTCGTTCCCGTTTCTCCGGCGGTCTTATTGTAGATATCCAACAGCCCGATTTTGAGCTACGCACCGCCATTCTCCTCATTAAAGCAAGAGAAAAGAACATCGCGATTGATATGGAAGCGGCAAAAATCATTGCCGAAACCGTCCTTGATACACGTTCTCTTGAGGGGACACTTCTTTCATTGTACGCCCGAACCCTTACTTCCAACTTGAATCGCATAGATTTGAGTGTTGTTGAAGATTTTTTCCATGCGAAAACAGAACACGTCAAAAAAAGAATGTCTCCGCAGGATGTCATTAAAACCGTTTGTTCTTTTTACAATATAAAACAGTCACATATTAAGGGCGCAACGAGGAAAAGTACAATAGCGCTCGCCCGTCAGATTGTGATGTATCTTCTCAGAACAGAACTTGATCTGAACCTTGAAGAGGTCGCATATCTTGTAAAGAGAAAGGATCATACTACAGTTATTCACGCCATCAATAAGGTTCGTGAAAGAAGTATGAAAGATGATTCTTTCAGGCATGAAATTGAAATGATAACGAAGTCATTGCAGTCGTCAACATGA